In the genome of Streptomyces sp. Tu 3180, the window CCACCGTGCGCTACGAGCACTTCCGCGACAGCGAGGTGCTCTCCGAGCGGTTCGCCGCGCACCTGTCCCGGTCGGGTATCGCGCTGACCCCGCCCGCCCCGGGCGTGTACCTCGGGTCGTCGGACGTCGGCAACGTCAGCGCCCGGGTGCCCGCGATCCACCCCTTCGTCGCGATCATGGGGGCGGACGGCTCCGACCACACCCCCGGGTTCGCCGCGGCCGCCGCCTCCCCGCGGGCCCGCGAGGTGCTCGTCGCCGCGGCCGGGGCCCTGGCGTGCACCGCGGCGGACGTGCTGCTCCGCCCCGAGGTGCGGCAGGAGGCCTGGGCGCGGCACCACGAGGAGCGCGCGGGCTGAGGCCGCGCCCGCCGGACCGTCCCGCCTACCGGACCGCCCCGGCGCCGCGGCCGTCCCCCGCCGCGGTCCTCACGGCGGTCCCCGCGGTGGTCCCGGCGTCGGGCCGGCGCACGTCGGCGAGGAGGACGCCGCTGTGCGGGCGGGTCGGGACGCGGTTCAGCGGGATCGTGAGGTTCTGCTCGGGCACCGTGTACTCCAGCCGGGCCAGCCGCACCGCGAGCGCCTCCAGCACGCCGATGGTGATGCCCTCGCCGGGGCAGCGGTGGCCGGTGGCCGGGTCGCCGCCGCCCTGCGGGATCAGCTCGTCGCGCTCGACGGGCCGTTCGAGGAAGCGCCGCGGGCGGAAGGCGTACGGATCGCCCCACAGCGACGCGTCGTGGTTCTGCCCGTACACGTCGAGCACCACCAGTCCCCCGGCCGGCACCCACTCGCCCCGCCAGAACAGGTCCCGTGCGGCGAGACCGCCGAGGAACGGCACGAACGGGTAGAAGCGGCGCACCTCGTGCGTGAACGCCGCGGTGAACGCGGCGTCGCCGTCCGCCAGGGGCGCGCGGTGCTCCGGCCACCGGTGCAGGGCGTGCGCCGTGAAGGCGACGAACCAGGCGACGGCGGCCGTCGGGCGGACGACGTTGAGCAGTTCCACCGCGGCCGTCTTCTCGTCGAGCGGCTCGCCGTCCGCGTCGCGGTGCCGGCACACCAGGTCGAGCACCGAGTCCGCGGGGGCGGTGGCCTCGCCGGACCGCACGTCCCGCACCAGCCGGGCCAGCCGGTCCTCCTGG includes:
- a CDS encoding cytochrome P450; the encoded protein is MDVLSRPLIDRTLPLLAEGYAWLPNRMRDSTGPVVRTRLLGRPALALRGPEAVRFFYDEHNVHRHRAIPEPVLSTLFGHEAVHTLDGDAHRARKALFLPLLAPGRVAGLVEQVTAAWDDAVPAWGRRGSVVLFDEASTVLTLGVHRWAGIPLEDSAAGAVARDMIAMVDGFATAGPRHLRARRARARQEDRLARLVRDVRSGEATAPADSVLDLVCRHRDADGEPLDEKTAAVELLNVVRPTAAVAWFVAFTAHALHRWPEHRAPLADGDAAFTAAFTHEVRRFYPFVPFLGGLAARDLFWRGEWVPAGGLVVLDVYGQNHDASLWGDPYAFRPRRFLERPVERDELIPQGGGDPATGHRCPGEGITIGVLEALAVRLARLEYTVPEQNLTIPLNRVPTRPHSGVLLADVRRPDAGTTAGTAVRTAAGDGRGAGAVR